The genomic window GGAGACCATGTGAGAGCCAAAGACATAGTACTTACCCTCCGCCTTGACGATAGAAGGATCATGGACCGACACCCCCACCCGTAACGCGGATCTTCGGAGGGAGGAAAGGTTCGGTCGATCGGGTACACTGCTACAGGATGCCGTCATACCCAACACCCCAACGGTGATAACGACGAGGGAAACAAATCCAACACCTGTATGCCTCCATTTCATCAGGACGCCTCCTCCAGATTGTTATGCCTTTTATATCATAAAATCAAAACAAAAACCCCATAACCATCATCCATGTTAAAACACATGTCCATAATCTGTCAATCTCGAAACACCAGCACGTACGAATTTCGCACATCGAAGAATAGCAAACTATAAATAAAGACTTATTTTATTATTTTATAAAAAACTAAAATAATAATCCATACAAAACAAAATAATAGATCACACGACGGAAAAATTTGACAAGTCCGAAATCTCGAGTTACAATCATAAATATCAATATAAATCAAATATTACGGTTAGGAGGTCGGACATGAAAGGAGTGATGAAAAGCGCGTTCATTCCTGTCATCGCGACCATGATACTGGCCTGCGGTGAGCCAACCATCGGGAGGGAAGAGGTGGAAGCCTCTCAAGACAATCCAGTCACAACCACGCCTCTCAATCTCACCAATTCCACAGCACTGGTGGTACTACAATTCGAGAACACTCTCGAGGATGATTCTGGAAACAGTAACGATGCCACCATAGGTGGAACATCTCCTTCCTCATACTCCTTCATCACAGGCTATAGAAACACATCCCTCTATCTGGAGAACCCCGACAACACCCTGGGCTATGTGTATCTCACTCTCCCCGACAACCTGGTAGGCAATACCTTCACCATTTCCTACTGGGCCAAGGTGATCACCTGGAATACGAGCTGGGGAGCCATCGCTCACATGATATTCAAAGATAGCGGGGGCACGTGGGAAGGCTTTGTGAGTCATGGCAGCAACTCTGATACGAGTTTCTACGCCCGAAACCGCAGCGATCTGGCTAACGACTGGGGTGACATTTTCACGACCCTCCCATCGGCCGGGGAATGGTTCCATGTCACGGAGACCATGGATT from Spirochaeta thermophila DSM 6192 includes these protein-coding regions:
- a CDS encoding LamG domain-containing protein, producing MKGVMKSAFIPVIATMILACGEPTIGREEVEASQDNPVTTTPLNLTNSTALVVLQFENTLEDDSGNSNDATIGGTSPSSYSFITGYRNTSLYLENPDNTLGYVYLTLPDNLVGNTFTISYWAKVITWNTSWGAIAHMIFKDSGGTWEGFVSHGSNSDTSFYARNRSDLANDWGDIFTTLPSAGEWFHVTETMDSSGVATLYINGEEQGTYDTAYEDFTAATVSIMFGQDTWQAQGVILDDVVIYDRALSASEVSDLCAGILP